ACCCCCAAACGATCCCCTTTACAGGTGAGAAGAAATGCTTTGCTAATCGACTATTCGCTGATGAAGATGATAATAGCTACTTTAAAACGGTAAGAGCTTGCTTTGGTGCTCACCCTGTTAATCTTAATCAGTCTAATACTAAGCGTTTCGCTAGTTGGCCGTTCGATAGTCATTCCAACACTGCCGAACTTACTGTTCATTTATATAGTTCAAATATAAATGATGAAGATTTACCACTTAATCTAAACAGAAATGAATTATTGGAATTTCTAACGACTCGATATGACTATCTTGATGTAATTGCAGACAAGATAGAAAGTTTGTTCATCGAGTATCAGAAAAATTTATCAAAGCAGCTAATTGAGAGTAAGTTCGATCCCCTAGAACAGCTCTATGTTCTTAAAGCAGAGTCTGTGAAGAGGTTAGACAACGATTATTATAACGGTGAGATTGATGATCTGATTATGATTTTCGAAGCAGAAGTAACGGATCCTGACCTTATGCCAATTGCTGATAGCTACAAAGATTCTCTCATACCCCTAATTGATGAAATTAAGACTAATCTTCAATCTATGAATATCGTTGATTTGGAAAATGACTGTGAGCTAAGAATTAGGTCAGATCTTAGCAGAGAGTTGAGTTATGAACTTGGGAAATTTTATAGTTGGATACACGGTGATAGATACGATCCATTGTTACACTACTACTTAGAACGGTTCAACGCTTTAACTGGCGGAAAGTTTAACTTCACTAATACTGATGAAATTAACCTGACTTTTCTTAAAGCGAAGCTAATGTTAGCTGAGTAATTACCTGAACAATTGAATAAAACTGCACCGCATAATTGAAGATTAATTTTATCTGATTTATTCGCATTAACATGAAAAGTCTAACAAGTTTCTGTCCAAAAGTGTGTTTGAAAGTGATCAAACTTTATTATCAAAATATTAAATTTGTCCTATGATATTTTATCAAACTATTGAGTTATTACCGTTCATGACAACCTTAATTTTTTATCAAACTATATTATTGTCTTACAATTACAGATAATTTATCAGAACCTCATTAAGTACACCATCTGGAAAAACGCGCATACTAATGAGTTTAAACATACTCAAAACCCAATAGGTTTTAATACGACTGTATACCTATCCAGTTTCGAATAATCAAACAGTCAGATATGGCGCTCAAAGCAGAGTCTATAGATGAGATTTTGTAGAGCACTCATTCGTCATTTTGCGATTGACTAATGGTGTTAAAGCGATACCTGTTACCAAGTGTCATCTATCCGACATAAATGATTTACGCTCCGTGACACATTTTTAGAAAAAAGCGGATCCAAATACATGCTTGAACAATCTAAGCCGAGTAGGGGGAGCAACCTTGCTAGAAATATTAAATGGCTGTACGGAAATAGATCTGCACTTCCCCTAGGGCAAAAGCGTTCGGATGTCACACTCTAAAACTTCAGCCAATTGGTATGCCTTTTCAAGGGTGATATTGACTTCCCCGCGTTCAATTCTTCCCACATAGCTGCGATCAATTTCAGCTAAAAGCGCTAGTTTATCTTGAGATATTCCCAATTCTTTTCGTTTATCCCGTAATTTCAAGCCAAATTGGATCGCTAAGTCTTTCATTTTAAATCTCGTTAAAGAGAAAGACTATCCAAAGTTGCGGCTTACAAAGCCACGGATTATAATCCGCATTTAGTTTATAATGTTCTTCTACTCCTAATTAGAACCAATGATTAACCTCTTGTGAGAAAGTAATGTCAAAAGTTTCAATCAAAATATGCGCTACATTGCATACTATTCTCCAGGACGAGAACTGCAATAACTTTCAAGTTGTAGAGCTGCGGGATGCCTTTTGGGCTGCCTCGCCAAGCAATCAAAGTGCTAGTGAAGCTTATAAATTTATTTATAGGCAGGTAAACAAGCTCATTAAAAAAGGAGTTTTAAAGAAAATTATTAGCGAAAATTCAAAAACGGCTATTTACCAGAAAACAGAACAATTTTCTCAAGCAAGTTTCATCATAAATCAGCGTAATGAAGATGCTAGGCATCCGTCCAAGTTGCTAGATAAGATTGAACACGATGTAATCCAACAGTTAAAAGAACGTCTTAAGCAATCTGAAGTTGATCTACTCACCAGCATTGGTGAGTCAGAAGAATATATGCGCCTGTACCAATCTTTCCCTGAAATGAAAGGCCACCTTGAATCACAATACATGTTAGCTCGAGAAAACAGCTCAAAGCTCTTGGGACAAATCAAAGCGATTAAGTCTGTTCTTGCTCATCAGAAAAAGTAACCTCAATGCAACTTAGACAATGGCAATCAGAGTGCGTTAATCGCGCTCTAGAGCACTTTGAATCAAATCAAAGGCACTTCCTTTGTTTGGCGACTCCAGGCGCAGGTAAGACGATTATGGCGGCAGAGGTCGCGGCTGAATTATTCAAGCAAGATCTTATTGATTTTGTATTGTGTTTTTCTCCTTCAGTGAATATCTCGCAAGGTATTCAAAAAACTTTCTCTTATAGATTGGAGTGTCGTTTCGATGGAGTAATAGGCTCAGTAGGTTACTCCTACACCTACCAAGGAATGCTGTCTTTTAAAGAGGACTTCTGGCAGTTACTAAAAAGAAATCGCGTATTCGTTATCTTTGATGAGATCCATCATTGTTCTGGCAGTAATCTTGAGGATGCTAATGCTTGGGGGGGGGAAATCTTACTCAACATACAAGAGCAAGCGCAGTACACCTTAGCCCTGACTGGTACGCCTTGGCGTTCTGATCAAGCACCGATTACCCTATCTCGATATACAGATCCGGATAATATGATTCAATGTGACTATATTTATGGCCTGAAGGAAGCTGTTGCCGATGGTGTATGTCGTATCCCCCAAATTGTACTAATCGATAATGACAAAATTTCAGTAACTGACAAAGAGAACAAAACAAAGACCTACAGTTGTTTAGATGACTTATTTAAAAGCTCATCAATTTCATATCAATCGATCATCAAAAATCATGAAGCAATTCGGTATACCTTAGCACTAGCAACGAACAAGCTTAAAGTAATAAAACAGAACAACCCTCATGCAGCAGGACTCATCGTAGCCTCATCAACTGAGCACGCAGCATATATATTTAATATGCTAAAAACCGAGTTTAGTGAAACGGCTCAGATCGTTACATACAAAGAAGATGACCCTTCCTTTAAGATAAATGAATTTAGAAACGATTCAACCAACTGGATTGTCAGTGTCGGCATGATAAGCGAGGGTACTGATATTCCACGTTTGCAGGTTTGCTGTCACCTCAGCAGAGTTAAAACAGAACTCTATTTTAGGCAAGTATTGGGGCGTATTTTACGTAGGAATGATTCGGCTAACCAGCAAGCTTGGCTATACACCTTTGCAGAACCAAAGCTTGTAGAGTTTGCAAACCGTATAGCAGAAGAAATACCTGACAGGCCTGTAATATTCAGAACGCATATAAATGTCAGTTTATCAGAAGTACTATCAATAGAAAAAAATGAAATTATGGAAGAACATAATTTATCTCGAAGTGTTCGTAAGCTAGATTTGGGATGCAACTATCAACAAAACCCCATTAAATCTAATTCTCTGGATACAATTTCATCTAATAATATTATAAATTTTGTATCACAGTCTTTTGAGCTTTTAGGGGGATTTAGAGAAAAGGTAATATCTACGTTCGATTCGCCTTTTTAAGGCTAAAGCTTACTTATGGTGTCACCATAAGTAAGCTTTTTTTATCACGCAGCCGAGTTGAGGAATCACCTATAAATTTCTAGAGGCTTCAGCAATACTGTAATTTTGATCTTCTACCAGTGCAATGACATCAAGTTCGAATTCTTTTGAATTGGTTTTACGTGTTTTCATTTCAATCTCCAGTTAAATCAATTATGTCTTAACTGGGTTAGTCGCATCAATTAAACCACGTCAGTGGCTTACCAATATTTTTGTAATGGCTTAATGAAAAATTTCTACATTTTTAAATAGAAAGGTTGGCATAGCTTGATAAAATCCTCACTATACCCGAGCTTATGGGTTTTATCATGAATGACTATTTTTGTTTGAATTGATTGTGTTGCATATAATGATAATTCAAACATAACACGCTTAACTTCTTTATTTTCTGTTGTTTTAACATCACAACGTCTCGAAACAAACCATTCTTCATTTTGTGCAAGTCGAATAAAAGTTTCCCCCTCTGTTGAAGGAAGAATGAAACTTGCTCTACCGGACGGTTTTAAAAGAGTTTTACATTGATTGATTAACGATAGGTGAGGAAGGGAATGGCTATGCCGAGCGATTGCTCTTTGAGTATTTTGTGACTTTTCACCATCGTTAAAATATGGTGGGTTGCATATGATATGGTCAAATGAGATTTCTGGGTGATAAGACAGAATGTTTGTTTTAATAACTTGAATACGCTCCTTCCATTTTGATTGAGTAGTATTGTAAATGGCTGTTTCAATGGCCGTTGATTCTACATCTATTGCAGTAATTCTAGAGTGAAGGTTTCTTTGTGCGCACATTAATGCGAGCAAGCCTGTACCCGTTCCGATATCTAGAATTGTCATTGCAGAACTAATGTTTGCCCAAGCACCTAGCATTACCCCATCTGTACTTACTGGCATACCAGTTTCACCTGCACAAATACAGAATTGCTTAAAGGAAAAATCTCTTTGATTCACAATATAACCGTTTAAATTTGAAATAATTTTGCTTCATAGTGATTGATTATTTATATGAATTCAATTCAAATGGAGCTAACATTTAAATTTACTCTAAATCCCCCCTTGAACAATAATTCACTGTGCCATTATACAAGACTACCGTACGGGTGAGTGTTTTTCATACACCGACAAGACGAGGCAGGTATATCCAACATTTCATATTCTAACCATAGAAATTGTTATCGACTGAACTTCCTCTGATTCTAATTTGCACAGGTTTAGATAAAAAGGTTCATACACTTGCCCTATGCTATTATAGCTATCATCGAAAATCATTTCTCGAATACGATCTGATTTTTATGTAAGCATTAGGTGAATTAAGTTATTTTTAAGATTTTCTAGTTTAGAAAGACAGTCAAGATAACCATTTACCACCCTGTTGGTTTGAGACTTTATTACTCACTTACACCATATAAAGTATTATTTTATCCTTGTTAATACTCCTTTCTGTAATATTGCATTTTCTTCTTTTAATCTTCTAATTTCAATTATTAATGATAACTCCCTAGCAAGACCTTGTTCGTACAAAGCCCTATATTCATTTACCTCTGAACCTAGCTTATTTAACCTATGCTCCGACCGTCTTCGAGTTTTAACTTGTTTCCCTGCTTCAACCTCTATCGCTGTTATTAAATCTGCGAAAATAGTTCTAGACTTCTTTAATGATCCCCTTTTTCTACCAGCCTCAAGCGCTACGGAATCTTTGTTTATAACCGAGTTCTTGGGCAGCACGTTCGGCACGTTATTCTTAAGCCTTTCTAAAGCAGAAAAGTAATCATTTAATGCTGACGACATCACTCCCCCTTCCCACTTATTCTATCCTGATACTGGACCATTAACTTTAAGTCTGCACCTTCAGTCCGATACTCGACAGAGCTTGGATTGAGTTTATTTACTAAGGCTTTTTGACTATTTATTACCCGTGTTAATCGCTCAGGATCAATCACTGAACCAGTACAATCAAGGCAAGCTGCAATATTCTTCATTGCCTTTTCCTTACAGGGCAAACCAGATGTACACCCGCCAAGCAAAGTGACTTCATATGCCTTTTCGCGATTCTTAAATTGCTCAAAAAGTCTTTGCCTATCACCTAAAATTATTTGTTTTTGAGTTCCATCAGCCTTATTAATCCAATTACCATGCCCACCAAACAGTCTCTCATCGCTCATTAATACATTTTTCACGTAAGAGGCAAATTGCGACAAAGGTTGCTCATCAATGTAATCATCAATGAAGTCATTACCCCCACCAATGATATTGATAGCGCTCGAATTGCCATTGCTATAGTACGCAGCCATACGATCTGTTATATGTTGTAGTTGTCGCCTTAACGCTGGAAGAGTGACTAACCCACTTTTACTGGCGTACAGCGCCAAGCTTCTTCTAAATTGATGAGCAGTTAAAGGCCAAGGTTCACCCAGTTTAATCTTCTTATGAGATGGCCAGTCGCGAAAAGGGTCTATTAAAGCCAACTCCTTCATATCAACTTCCGAAACAACCATAGCCCTAAACTTACATCCAAATATACCATTAGGATTAAACAACCTTCCTTCAGCACCAGTTGGAATATCACCTTTCCGCCCCTCTCTATGTTGATGAATCATTCGAGATATACCAATTGGGGTTAGCCTTTTATTTTCACCCGACTCACCACTAAATTTGTATAAACCGAACGCTATCACTTTGGCTAACTCACAAGCATGAGCGGCATCTTCTGACGTAACCCATACAGCTCTCCTTACGATCCCTTTATTCAACTTTGAAGTTTCCCCCTCAATTAAATAAACTGTCTTGTTATTAATAACTTTTGTTACTAAACACTTTTCTTTTAGATTGAATATTTCCACTTTTCTGGCGCCAGTATATGCTAGCAATGACAAGTTAATCGCATCGAGAAGGTCACGAATGTAAAGCGTGAAAGATACTCTATCACTTATTTTATAGTTGTTTATTAACTCAACCATATTAGAGCCTTGCTTTTCAACATACACCTTCCAAATAGGTTCATATGAACGCTTACCAAAAGGTACACCATCCTTGATAAAAATTTTATCCTGAGTACTCTTCGTCTGACCTAAAAGTTTATTTTCCCCTAAATCTGTAATCATTTTTCCGAGAGAAGCCTTTACGTCAAGAGCTTCACTAATAATGGAGTTTAACTCTGCTAGCAGATAAAGATAAATTCTTGATGGTACAGGTGGGTGCTGCTCATGACTTGTATAGTGGTCATATGATATTTTTTTTAGCTTATCTAGGAGTCTTTTCCGAGGAGGTTTAACATCTACTACTGAATGAACAATCCTATTCAGCTTGCCATATAGAGAAACAAGGTAAGTTATAAAGTGTGGAGAAATGCCTTTTGATACCTTTTTTATAAATGATTCACTATTGAGTGCATTTATCAATCCCAATTCAGCACCACCAAAATCAGATATAATCTTAAGAAATCGAAGGTAAAACAAAGTAGTAGTTGCGGAAAGGTTCTCATCAGGAGATAACCATGAGATTGAAAAAATGATAAGCTTTGCTTCATCCATAACATCGTTATAGTCAATACTTTTATTGCTTCCTTGCAATATTTTAAAATCAAGAAAACATCTTACACCTCTAGATGTGTAATAACTCCAATTCCAAGTGTTATCCTTAAAGTGTGATATAGCTTTAGCCTCTAAATTTCTACCAACTACAAAATTTGGGCTAGGTCTTCCGGAGGTAGAAGTATATCTATCTGGTAGCAGGTCTTGAATAGTGTTGTCAGTATCGACAGACCAATCGTAGGTGATCGCGCTATTTACCATTTAAGCAATCCCCAATTCCATTAATTGCTCATACTTATATTCCCAATATGAGTCCAATATCCCATCTTCGTAAACCTCCTTTCGCACCTGTTCAACCAATTTACCATCATCTTGCAATTCATCAGAAACTGCATTTAGGAAATATTCTATCCTCGCCAGTACCTCACCGTATAAGTTTTCAAAATTAGTCAAAGATGCACTCAAATACGATGTTGACTCTATACAAAATCGACAACTAAGTAGCTTTCTAACATCTTTTTCATCGGCAAAGACTGAGTAGTTATCACACATTAAGCATCCTTCGCTTTTCTTACAATCAGATGGAACCTCATGGTTAGTATCGATATCACGTGTTGGATTACCATAGTCCTTACAATTTCCAGTCCCCACTTCAACAAAGTCTCTTTCTCTTTGGGATTTAACCTTATTTCTTAATTTATCAAAGAAGCCTCCCATTTGTATCTCTGAATTTCTCTTCGTTCCGCTCGAATAGCACTCTTGCACTGTTCGAACGTCATTTTGTAATAACTCAGCAGTGGTATGAATATCTTTATTTGATAATAACCACTCTGATTTATTGGCTCTCAGTTGCATATAGTAAATGTGAGAAAGATTAGCATCTATTTTTTGGAGTTGAATAAAAGAAGCTTTAAAGAAATCAAGCTTAAGCGGCCTCACCTCCAAAGTTTTTGTAAAACAAAAAAAAAGATAGTTTGTACTTCCAAATGCTTGTGTTATTTTTTGACGCATTTCTATATAACGGTCAAAGATCCTCTTGAATTCTGCCTTGA
The nucleotide sequence above comes from Shewanella sp. Arc9-LZ. Encoded proteins:
- a CDS encoding response regulator, coding for MSKVSIKICATLHTILQDENCNNFQVVELRDAFWAASPSNQSASEAYKFIYRQVNKLIKKGVLKKIISENSKTAIYQKTEQFSQASFIINQRNEDARHPSKLLDKIEHDVIQQLKERLKQSEVDLLTSIGESEEYMRLYQSFPEMKGHLESQYMLARENSSKLLGQIKAIKSVLAHQKK
- a CDS encoding helix-turn-helix domain-containing protein is translated as MKDLAIQFGLKLRDKRKELGISQDKLALLAEIDRSYVGRIERGEVNITLEKAYQLAEVLECDIRTLLP
- a CDS encoding tRNA1(Val) (adenine(37)-N6)-methyltransferase; this translates as MNQRDFSFKQFCICAGETGMPVSTDGVMLGAWANISSAMTILDIGTGTGLLALMCAQRNLHSRITAIDVESTAIETAIYNTTQSKWKERIQVIKTNILSYHPEISFDHIICNPPYFNDGEKSQNTQRAIARHSHSLPHLSLINQCKTLLKPSGRASFILPSTEGETFIRLAQNEEWFVSRRCDVKTTENKEVKRVMFELSLYATQSIQTKIVIHDKTHKLGYSEDFIKLCQPFYLKM
- a CDS encoding DEAD/DEAH box helicase, with product MQLRQWQSECVNRALEHFESNQRHFLCLATPGAGKTIMAAEVAAELFKQDLIDFVLCFSPSVNISQGIQKTFSYRLECRFDGVIGSVGYSYTYQGMLSFKEDFWQLLKRNRVFVIFDEIHHCSGSNLEDANAWGGEILLNIQEQAQYTLALTGTPWRSDQAPITLSRYTDPDNMIQCDYIYGLKEAVADGVCRIPQIVLIDNDKISVTDKENKTKTYSCLDDLFKSSSISYQSIIKNHEAIRYTLALATNKLKVIKQNNPHAAGLIVASSTEHAAYIFNMLKTEFSETAQIVTYKEDDPSFKINEFRNDSTNWIVSVGMISEGTDIPRLQVCCHLSRVKTELYFRQVLGRILRRNDSANQQAWLYTFAEPKLVEFANRIAEEIPDRPVIFRTHINVSLSEVLSIEKNEIMEEHNLSRSVRKLDLGCNYQQNPIKSNSLDTISSNNIINFVSQSFELLGGFREKVISTFDSPF